The following are from one region of the Rhodopirellula sp. P2 genome:
- a CDS encoding polyprenyl synthetase family protein, with amino-acid sequence MDASGEHREQSDETHESLKDYMDARRPAVEAALEEACRDRAGVPERLAAAIRYAVLAPGKRLRPMLTIMSAEACGGDLAGAMPAAVAIEMIHAYSLIHDDLPAMDDDDLRRGRPTTHIEFDEATAILAGDALQSMAFAHLHQSTPDAARSAALIGTLATAAGPAGLVGGQADDLDAEKRTVEDFGGPDSALKHLEAIHQRKTGALFMACAAMGAISAGADSRAVSALTDYAKAFGLAFQITDDLLDCTSTDEQLGKRTGKDDGRGKLTYPGLMGLDRARAHAKATICTAHESLQLFGATAQRLRELADFVLERTN; translated from the coding sequence GTGGATGCATCGGGTGAACACCGCGAACAGTCGGATGAGACCCACGAATCATTGAAGGACTACATGGACGCTCGACGTCCAGCAGTGGAAGCGGCTTTGGAAGAAGCCTGCCGGGATCGGGCTGGAGTGCCAGAGCGATTGGCGGCTGCGATCCGGTACGCCGTCTTGGCTCCGGGAAAGCGGCTTCGTCCGATGTTGACGATCATGTCGGCGGAAGCGTGCGGTGGCGATCTCGCTGGCGCGATGCCAGCGGCGGTGGCGATCGAGATGATCCATGCTTATTCGCTGATCCATGACGACCTGCCTGCGATGGATGACGACGATTTGCGGCGTGGGCGACCGACGACGCACATTGAGTTTGACGAGGCCACGGCGATTTTGGCTGGTGACGCGTTGCAGTCCATGGCATTTGCTCATCTGCACCAAAGCACCCCCGACGCTGCACGCTCGGCCGCGCTGATTGGGACCCTGGCCACCGCAGCGGGGCCTGCAGGGTTGGTCGGCGGCCAGGCCGATGACTTGGATGCGGAGAAACGCACCGTGGAGGACTTTGGTGGCCCCGATTCGGCGCTGAAGCACCTGGAAGCGATCCATCAACGAAAAACGGGGGCATTGTTCATGGCCTGTGCAGCCATGGGCGCAATTTCCGCCGGAGCAGATTCGCGGGCGGTTTCGGCCTTGACCGATTACGCTAAAGCGTTTGGACTCGCCTTTCAAATCACGGACGATTTGCTGGATTGCACGTCCACTGACGAACAACTTGGAAAACGAACGGGCAAAGACGACGGCCGTGGCAAGCTGACTTACCCGGGATTGATGGGACTGGATCGGGCAAGAGCCCACGCCAAAGCGACGATTTGCACGGCGCACGAATCGCTGCAGTTGTTCGGAGCGACTGCGCAGCGGTTAAGAGAATTGGCGGACTTTGTTTTGGAGCGTACAAATTGA
- the xseB gene encoding exodeoxyribonuclease VII small subunit translates to MAKKKRNPPVDETGTTDASATDLADFETTLGDVESIVRKLESGALTLDESLKQYEVAVSKMRQCYQLLDVAERKISVLAGVDAEGRPVTEPLENMSGSESLIQKQASRGKRRGVSGAETLEDDE, encoded by the coding sequence TTGGCTAAGAAGAAACGGAACCCCCCTGTGGACGAGACCGGCACAACCGACGCATCCGCGACGGATCTCGCGGATTTCGAAACGACGCTGGGAGATGTCGAATCCATCGTCCGAAAGCTGGAATCCGGGGCGTTGACGCTGGATGAATCCTTGAAGCAATACGAGGTGGCGGTGTCCAAGATGCGACAGTGTTACCAGTTGCTCGACGTCGCCGAACGCAAGATCTCCGTCTTAGCGGGCGTGGATGCGGAGGGGCGTCCGGTGACGGAACCGCTTGAAAATATGTCGGGCAGCGAGTCGTTGATTCAAAAGCAAGCGTCCCGTGGCAAGCGTCGCGGAGTTTCTGGCGCGGAAACCTTGGAGGATGATGAGTGA
- a CDS encoding NUDIX hydrolase — MTRLPHAKQPHSHHRNRKRGVIGVMFREEKLLIIRRSLTVNAPGKLCLPGGGIEAGESEEEALVREMQEELTIDVTPTRLCWRSVTPWGTRLAWWLAEFPDQIDPVPNPEEVSEVHWMTANEIVKARGTLPSLPEFVAAWRNSEIELPWTDSSQT, encoded by the coding sequence ATGACTCGATTGCCCCACGCGAAACAGCCGCACTCTCATCATCGCAACCGCAAACGCGGTGTGATCGGAGTGATGTTCCGCGAAGAGAAATTGCTGATCATTCGTCGTTCATTGACCGTCAATGCGCCTGGCAAATTGTGTTTGCCGGGCGGAGGCATTGAGGCCGGGGAAAGCGAAGAAGAAGCGCTCGTTCGCGAAATGCAAGAAGAGTTGACGATTGACGTGACGCCAACGCGATTGTGTTGGCGAAGTGTCACGCCGTGGGGAACTCGGTTGGCCTGGTGGCTGGCGGAGTTTCCTGACCAAATTGATCCGGTGCCAAATCCTGAGGAAGTTTCGGAGGTGCACTGGATGACGGCCAATGAGATCGTCAAAGCACGTGGGACACTGCCTAGCTTGCCTGAATTTGTGGCGGCGTGGCGGAACAGCGAAATTGAACTGCCATGGACAGATTCCTCGCAGACCTGA
- a CDS encoding DUF4013 domain-containing protein, with protein sequence MRRFFQSIRKATWTLFCLASLALILAFVTALPLLQLITLGYLLAVAGHLASGGQLKGALPNLNAAGVCGAAFLALAIASAPTRLLAHWESVAAVIDPGSPNATRLRIGAIALSAFLTVYLGWAWVRGGRLKHYLWPQPKRFFKEAWRPSTWSRFADQVWEFLRDLRIPALFWMGIRGAFLTLVWLVPAFVIMGVTRQGDNAADGVLGVVALIALAFVLLYLPMLQTHFAAQNNWRAMFQWRQVRSDFRYAPWAWAGAMLVGLVLMPIPLYLLKIEATPQEITWLPCLVFVAFMLPARIAEGLALRRCRRRRAEAESGEWVPSVWAGRWWFVSRWAVRLVVMPAIVGFYMLVLLGSQFTSWDGVETWVRQHALLVPVPFVGV encoded by the coding sequence ATGCGACGATTCTTTCAATCCATCCGAAAAGCCACCTGGACGCTGTTTTGCCTCGCGTCGCTGGCGTTGATCCTGGCTTTTGTCACCGCACTGCCGCTGTTGCAGTTGATCACGCTGGGATACTTGCTGGCTGTCGCCGGGCATTTGGCCTCCGGTGGGCAGCTCAAGGGCGCGTTGCCGAATCTGAATGCAGCAGGGGTGTGCGGGGCCGCGTTTTTGGCGTTGGCGATCGCCTCGGCGCCGACGCGTTTGCTGGCCCACTGGGAATCCGTCGCCGCAGTGATTGATCCGGGTTCGCCGAATGCGACTCGACTGAGGATTGGAGCGATCGCTCTGTCGGCGTTCTTGACTGTTTATTTGGGCTGGGCGTGGGTGCGTGGCGGTCGTTTGAAACATTACCTGTGGCCCCAGCCGAAACGCTTTTTCAAAGAGGCATGGCGTCCATCGACTTGGTCGCGGTTCGCCGATCAAGTGTGGGAGTTCCTGCGAGACCTGCGAATTCCCGCTTTGTTTTGGATGGGGATTCGCGGAGCGTTCTTGACGTTGGTTTGGCTGGTCCCCGCGTTTGTGATCATGGGAGTGACTCGGCAGGGCGACAACGCGGCCGATGGAGTCTTGGGTGTGGTGGCATTGATTGCACTCGCGTTCGTGTTGCTGTATTTGCCGATGTTGCAAACTCATTTTGCGGCCCAGAACAATTGGCGGGCGATGTTCCAGTGGCGGCAAGTTCGAAGCGATTTTCGTTATGCACCCTGGGCTTGGGCCGGAGCGATGTTGGTGGGGTTGGTGTTGATGCCGATCCCGTTGTATTTGCTGAAGATCGAGGCCACCCCGCAAGAAATCACTTGGTTGCCTTGCTTGGTCTTCGTGGCCTTCATGCTGCCGGCTCGAATCGCAGAAGGGTTGGCGCTGCGTCGATGCCGGCGGCGACGGGCCGAGGCCGAATCGGGCGAATGGGTGCCGAGCGTTTGGGCGGGGCGATGGTGGTTCGTTTCTCGTTGGGCGGTCCGTTTGGTGGTCATGCCCGCAATCGTTGGCTTCTACATGTTGGTTCTGTTGGGCAGTCAATTCACCAGCTGGGATGGGGTGGAAACCTGGGTTCGCCAGCACGCTTTGCTGGTGCCGGTGCCGTTCGTCGGCGTGTGA
- a CDS encoding alpha-amylase/4-alpha-glucanotransferase domain-containing protein, with the protein MSPHVHLCLVLHNHQPIGNFDGVFEQAYQDSYLPFLEVFEPYDALNISLHTSGPLMLWMAERHPEYLDRVRLLVEAGRIEIVGGPQYEPILTMLPRRDRVGQIQSYNSWLQRNLGVTPAGMWMPERVWESGLTADVAAAGIRYTVLDDYHFKSAGMAEEELRSYFVVEDQGQLLRVFPGSEQLRYTIPFRPAHETIDYLRGIAHSNPGAVMTFGDDGEKFGTWPDTKSHVYDEGWLRSFFDALTENQEWLHTVTLADSIQRAAPAGKAYLPDCSYREMTVWSLPAESQEILDDVSHAMENDERWGHLESFVRGGFWRNFKVKYEETNEMYARMMHVSDRLAKAEASGHDAGELAEIRDHLYRGQCNCPYWHGAFGGIYLPHLRNAIYEHLIQADTLLQEIEGTLHTVSATAGDYDYDGQQEIRLSNEAMVAWIDPAQGGRMYEWDLRGINHNLLATLQRRPEAYHRKVLAGPSAAGGDVASIHDRVVFKQEGLDQMIQYDRYARKSLMDHFFDNEATLESVSRGESPERGDFVDLPFEAKLRRGSDRVQAQLRRDGNAWGIPITLTKAVTLQQGSGNLSVTYLLENLPPASPLHFAVEWNFAGLPSGADDRYFSDVDGNQLGQLGQRLDLQDVHGLSLSDRWLGVDIDLRTDRESGVWAFPVETVSQSEAGFELVHQSVCVMPHWIITADAEGRWAVTIDIATRCESTIEVQQHDHVNV; encoded by the coding sequence ATGTCGCCTCACGTTCACCTTTGCTTGGTTCTTCACAACCACCAGCCAATCGGAAACTTCGATGGCGTGTTTGAACAAGCCTACCAGGACAGCTACTTGCCGTTTCTGGAAGTGTTTGAACCGTACGACGCACTGAACATTTCCCTGCACACATCCGGCCCGTTGATGCTGTGGATGGCCGAACGCCACCCCGAGTACCTCGACCGGGTGCGTTTGCTGGTCGAAGCCGGACGCATTGAAATCGTAGGCGGGCCTCAGTACGAACCGATCCTGACGATGTTGCCACGTCGCGACCGAGTCGGCCAAATCCAGTCGTACAACTCGTGGCTGCAACGCAACTTGGGCGTCACGCCCGCTGGCATGTGGATGCCCGAACGCGTCTGGGAATCCGGCCTGACCGCCGACGTCGCCGCCGCCGGAATCCGGTACACCGTGCTGGACGATTACCACTTCAAATCCGCAGGGATGGCAGAAGAAGAACTGCGCAGCTACTTCGTCGTGGAAGACCAAGGCCAACTGCTTCGCGTCTTCCCCGGCAGCGAACAACTCCGCTACACCATTCCATTCCGTCCGGCTCACGAAACGATCGACTACCTTCGCGGGATCGCTCATTCGAATCCCGGTGCCGTGATGACATTTGGCGACGATGGCGAAAAGTTCGGTACCTGGCCCGACACCAAATCGCACGTCTATGACGAAGGCTGGTTGCGTTCATTCTTCGACGCGTTGACTGAAAACCAAGAGTGGTTGCACACAGTCACGTTGGCCGATTCGATTCAACGCGCCGCTCCCGCGGGCAAGGCTTACCTGCCCGATTGCAGCTACCGCGAAATGACCGTTTGGTCGTTGCCCGCCGAGTCACAAGAGATTCTCGATGACGTTTCCCACGCGATGGAAAATGACGAGCGTTGGGGCCACTTAGAATCATTCGTGCGTGGCGGTTTCTGGCGGAACTTCAAAGTGAAGTACGAAGAAACCAACGAGATGTACGCTCGCATGATGCACGTCAGCGATCGCCTGGCCAAAGCCGAAGCCAGCGGACATGACGCGGGTGAACTGGCCGAAATTCGCGATCACCTGTATCGCGGCCAATGCAACTGCCCGTACTGGCACGGTGCCTTCGGAGGGATCTACTTGCCTCACCTGCGCAACGCGATCTACGAACACCTGATCCAAGCCGACACGCTGCTGCAAGAAATCGAAGGCACGCTGCACACGGTTTCGGCGACCGCCGGCGATTACGACTACGACGGACAACAAGAAATCCGGCTGTCCAACGAAGCCATGGTCGCGTGGATCGACCCCGCCCAAGGTGGCCGGATGTACGAATGGGATTTGCGTGGCATCAACCACAACTTGTTGGCCACCCTGCAACGCCGCCCCGAAGCCTATCACCGCAAAGTCTTGGCGGGACCCAGCGCCGCTGGTGGCGACGTGGCCAGCATCCACGACCGTGTGGTGTTCAAACAAGAAGGACTGGATCAGATGATTCAGTATGACCGTTACGCTCGCAAAAGCTTGATGGACCACTTCTTTGACAACGAAGCGACATTGGAATCCGTCTCGCGGGGCGAATCCCCTGAACGAGGCGACTTTGTCGACTTGCCATTCGAAGCCAAACTGCGTCGAGGCAGCGACCGCGTCCAAGCTCAACTGCGTCGCGACGGCAACGCCTGGGGAATCCCAATCACGCTGACCAAAGCCGTGACACTGCAACAAGGCAGCGGCAACTTGTCCGTGACTTACTTGTTGGAAAACCTGCCACCGGCCAGCCCACTGCATTTTGCCGTGGAATGGAACTTCGCTGGCTTGCCCTCGGGAGCCGACGACCGATACTTCAGCGATGTTGACGGCAACCAACTCGGGCAACTTGGCCAGCGTCTGGATCTGCAAGACGTACACGGTTTGTCGCTTTCGGATCGCTGGCTCGGCGTCGACATCGACTTGCGAACAGATCGTGAAAGCGGTGTCTGGGCGTTCCCCGTGGAAACGGTCAGCCAAAGTGAAGCCGGCTTCGAACTGGTTCACCAATCGGTGTGCGTGATGCCTCACTGGATCATCACCGCGGACGCCGAAGGTCGCTGGGCGGTCACGATCGACATTGCCACTCGCTGTGAAAGCACGATCGAAGTCCAACAGCACGATCATGTGAACGTCTAA
- a CDS encoding serine/threonine-protein kinase, whose product MTARLKLVMDPGESTRRLRVGMRLDKYRLVKKLGEGGFATVYSAHDTIEDRDVALKIPEAASSDSHQSADDLQREVRIMAGLSHDSILPLKDARYIDGHFVMVFPLGEETLHDRLSRRMARATTLDYVRQMTSAVAYAHERRILHRDIKPENFILFPNSKLCLTDFGLARIERGRHAVSASGTLGYIAPEQAMGKPTYRSDVFSLGLVIYRMLSGALPEYPFEAPLPSYAKLRRGLNQEFVDWIRKSMDPKPLKRFRDGVAMANALDRIKSLTVPGSTSGTTSARSTRHRTRRVA is encoded by the coding sequence GTGACGGCACGTTTGAAATTGGTGATGGACCCCGGCGAATCGACGCGTCGGCTTCGCGTCGGCATGCGGTTGGACAAATACCGGCTCGTCAAAAAGCTTGGCGAAGGTGGCTTTGCAACGGTCTACTCAGCGCACGACACGATCGAGGATCGCGACGTGGCGTTGAAGATTCCCGAGGCCGCGTCTTCGGACTCTCACCAATCGGCCGACGATTTGCAACGCGAAGTCCGCATCATGGCAGGCTTGTCTCACGACAGCATTCTGCCGCTCAAGGACGCTCGCTACATCGACGGCCACTTCGTGATGGTCTTCCCGCTGGGGGAAGAGACCTTGCACGATCGCCTGAGTCGCCGCATGGCTCGCGCCACCACGCTGGACTACGTTCGCCAAATGACCTCGGCCGTGGCTTACGCTCACGAACGTCGCATTCTGCACCGCGATATCAAACCGGAAAACTTCATCCTGTTCCCCAACTCGAAGCTCTGCTTGACGGACTTTGGCTTGGCTCGGATTGAACGCGGCCGCCATGCCGTTTCGGCATCAGGAACGCTCGGTTACATCGCTCCAGAACAAGCGATGGGGAAACCCACCTATCGCAGCGATGTGTTCTCGCTGGGGTTGGTGATCTACCGCATGCTGTCAGGTGCTCTTCCCGAGTACCCCTTCGAAGCACCGTTGCCGTCGTATGCGAAACTGCGTCGCGGCTTGAACCAGGAGTTCGTCGATTGGATCCGCAAATCGATGGATCCCAAACCGCTGAAACGATTCCGGGATGGCGTCGCCATGGCAAACGCACTGGACCGAATCAAATCTTTGACCGTCCCAGGATCGACCTCGGGAACAACCTCGGCCCGCAGCACTCGCCACCGCACCCGCCGCGTCGCATAG
- a CDS encoding mandelate racemase/muconate lactonizing enzyme family protein, translating to MSAQQPLSFPVNPAPTALKQFSFTLQSESYRYRTPMKFGGRVVEEVTVLTAECIATNQAGQVADGDKIGVGSMTMGVTWAWPDASLSDATKLEVVLELASRMAAQANQLSGTLTGHPMEVCLQLASQRDDLVEAVASGHELTTPIPELAILLAASPIEAALFDAHGKAVGKSSYCLLSAEHLPPDLGQLTGDDRYAGLRLDQFISQAPVATLPLYHLVGALDPLTQEDLATPVGDGLPETLGEWITRNELTHLKIKLNGDDADWDFRRVRDINAVANETTDRGASTGKPWWFSLDFNERCEDEAYVLGLLDRLESECPEAFGRIQYIEQPTHRDLKRPGAVTMHQAAARIPVVIDESLTGLESLHLAVSQGYSGIALKACKGHAEALLLGAVAVHEKLFLCVQDLTCVGASLLHSASLSAHIPGVAAVESNGRQYCPEGNAEWMDRFGPMFEVRGGSVPTSCLDGPGLGY from the coding sequence TTGTCCGCTCAACAGCCACTTTCTTTCCCCGTGAATCCCGCCCCGACCGCTCTGAAACAGTTCTCATTCACGTTGCAATCCGAGTCTTACCGCTATCGGACGCCCATGAAATTCGGCGGGAGAGTGGTGGAAGAGGTGACGGTGCTGACGGCGGAGTGCATCGCGACGAACCAGGCGGGGCAAGTCGCGGATGGCGACAAGATCGGCGTGGGCAGCATGACCATGGGAGTCACGTGGGCGTGGCCCGATGCGTCGCTCTCCGATGCCACCAAGTTGGAAGTGGTTTTGGAGTTGGCCAGCCGAATGGCCGCGCAGGCCAACCAACTGTCGGGCACATTGACCGGCCATCCGATGGAAGTTTGTTTGCAATTGGCAAGTCAACGCGATGACTTGGTCGAAGCTGTGGCGAGCGGCCACGAGCTGACCACGCCCATCCCTGAACTGGCGATTTTGCTGGCCGCGTCGCCGATCGAAGCGGCGTTGTTTGACGCTCACGGAAAAGCAGTCGGGAAGAGCAGCTACTGTTTGCTCTCGGCCGAGCATCTTCCACCGGACCTGGGGCAATTGACGGGAGACGATCGCTACGCAGGTTTGCGTTTGGATCAATTCATCTCGCAAGCTCCGGTTGCAACGTTGCCGCTGTATCACTTGGTGGGGGCTCTCGATCCGTTGACGCAAGAGGATTTAGCAACGCCCGTCGGGGACGGGTTGCCGGAGACGCTCGGCGAGTGGATCACTCGAAATGAGTTGACTCATCTGAAGATCAAGCTCAATGGTGACGATGCGGATTGGGACTTTCGCCGGGTTCGCGATATCAACGCGGTGGCGAATGAAACGACCGATCGCGGCGCGTCGACGGGCAAGCCTTGGTGGTTCTCGTTGGATTTCAACGAACGCTGTGAGGATGAAGCCTATGTCCTGGGGCTGTTGGATCGATTGGAATCCGAATGCCCGGAAGCGTTCGGGCGGATCCAGTACATCGAACAACCGACCCACCGTGATTTGAAGCGACCGGGTGCGGTCACGATGCACCAAGCGGCGGCGAGAATTCCCGTGGTGATCGATGAATCATTGACGGGATTGGAAAGCCTGCACCTGGCGGTCTCGCAAGGCTACAGCGGCATTGCGTTGAAGGCCTGCAAGGGACACGCCGAAGCGTTGTTGCTGGGCGCGGTCGCGGTGCACGAGAAATTGTTCTTGTGCGTGCAAGACCTGACGTGTGTCGGTGCCTCGCTGCTGCACTCCGCGTCATTGTCGGCTCACATCCCCGGCGTCGCCGCGGTGGAAAGCAATGGCCGTCAGTATTGCCCCGAAGGCAACGCGGAATGGATGGACCGGTTCGGACCCATGTTCGAAGTCCGAGGCGGCAGCGTGCCAACGAGTTGTTTGGATGGACCAGGGCTGGGGTACTGA
- a CDS encoding DUF1501 domain-containing protein: MNASRSSRPGNFCGRTRREFVWETGCGFGAAALSSMLASDGLLPQASAATASPIAGSAGPMAIKPPHFAPKAKTVIFLFMYGGPSHIDTFDHKPAMKGMDGKTVDVKTFGRGGHKAGGRIVEPRWDFAPHGECGKMVSTLFPNVAKHVDDIAFLHSLTADSPIHGSAMLMMNSGKILSGSPAMGSWLTYGLGSENQNMPGFVVMLDHTGGPISGAKNWSSGYMPATYQGTVFRTEGNPILDLNPPSDFPPGLQRRLIDSIQDANRRHLGQHVGEEPLASRISSYELAYRMQSAAPEAVDLSDETAETLSMYGVDNPKTQAFGKRCLLARRLAQRGVRFIQLYSGGAHNDDNWDAHGDLEINHNKHAGATDQPIAALLADLKRTGMLDETLVVWGGEFGRQPTAEYANGSGRDHNAYGFTMWMAGGGIKGGVSYGTTDELGAAAVENPLHVRNLHATILHQMGLDPNRLSYFYGGLDQKLVGVEHVRPIHEIIA; the protein is encoded by the coding sequence ATGAACGCATCTCGATCAAGCCGTCCAGGGAACTTTTGTGGTCGCACCCGCCGAGAATTCGTCTGGGAAACCGGCTGTGGATTCGGTGCAGCAGCACTCAGTTCGATGCTGGCCTCCGATGGTTTGTTGCCACAGGCATCGGCGGCGACGGCATCCCCCATCGCGGGATCAGCAGGACCGATGGCGATCAAGCCACCGCACTTCGCCCCCAAGGCCAAGACGGTGATCTTCCTGTTCATGTACGGCGGCCCCAGCCACATCGACACGTTCGATCACAAACCCGCCATGAAGGGCATGGATGGAAAGACGGTTGACGTGAAAACCTTCGGCCGCGGCGGACACAAAGCCGGCGGCCGAATCGTCGAGCCACGCTGGGACTTCGCCCCGCATGGCGAGTGCGGAAAAATGGTCAGCACGCTGTTCCCCAACGTCGCCAAACACGTCGACGACATCGCGTTCCTGCATTCCTTGACGGCGGACTCACCGATTCATGGCTCTGCCATGCTGATGATGAACAGCGGCAAAATCTTGTCGGGCTCGCCGGCAATGGGATCTTGGCTGACGTATGGACTGGGCAGCGAAAACCAGAACATGCCGGGCTTTGTCGTGATGCTGGATCACACCGGCGGCCCAATCAGCGGTGCGAAGAACTGGTCGAGTGGTTACATGCCCGCGACCTATCAAGGCACCGTGTTCCGCACCGAAGGCAACCCAATTCTCGACTTGAACCCGCCCTCGGATTTCCCACCCGGGTTGCAACGTCGTCTGATCGATTCGATCCAAGACGCCAATCGCCGTCACTTGGGTCAACACGTCGGCGAAGAACCGCTGGCATCGCGAATTTCGAGTTACGAACTGGCGTATCGGATGCAATCCGCCGCACCAGAAGCAGTGGATCTTTCCGACGAAACAGCAGAAACGTTGTCGATGTACGGGGTGGACAACCCCAAGACACAGGCCTTCGGCAAACGCTGTTTGTTGGCACGTCGGTTGGCCCAACGCGGTGTCCGGTTCATCCAACTCTACAGCGGCGGTGCCCACAACGATGACAACTGGGACGCTCACGGCGACCTGGAAATCAACCACAACAAACACGCTGGCGCCACGGACCAACCGATCGCCGCGTTGCTGGCTGACCTCAAACGAACCGGCATGCTGGATGAAACGCTGGTGGTTTGGGGAGGCGAATTTGGACGCCAACCCACCGCGGAATACGCCAACGGCAGCGGTCGCGACCACAACGCCTACGGCTTCACCATGTGGATGGCAGGCGGCGGGATCAAAGGCGGCGTCAGCTATGGCACCACGGATGAACTCGGTGCCGCCGCAGTCGAAAACCCGCTGCACGTTCGCAACCTGCACGCCACCATCTTGCACCAAATGGGCCTCGACCCAAACCGACTGTCGTACTTCTACGGCGGCTTGGACCAGAAACTGGTCGGAGTCGAACACGTCCGACCCATCCACGAAATCATCGCCTGA
- the tnpA gene encoding IS200/IS605 family transposase, producing the protein MSTHHGILLHVVFSTKRRKPLLANSWRDDLFAYIGGVIQDHRAVLLKSGGIEDHVHFLIRIHPAFAISKTIQLLKANSSKWINEQGKTIQPFQWQRGYGAFSVSQSMTERVKTYIANQREHHAKKTFEDEYLAMLKNHGVDFDPRYVFDQENVA; encoded by the coding sequence ATGTCCACTCATCACGGAATTCTTCTGCATGTCGTTTTTTCGACAAAACGCCGCAAACCGCTCCTCGCCAACAGTTGGCGGGATGATCTGTTCGCCTACATCGGCGGGGTCATCCAGGACCATCGAGCGGTTTTGCTCAAGTCCGGTGGCATTGAAGACCACGTCCATTTTTTGATTCGAATTCATCCTGCATTCGCAATTTCAAAAACCATTCAGCTCTTGAAAGCCAATTCATCCAAATGGATCAATGAGCAAGGGAAAACAATTCAGCCGTTTCAATGGCAACGGGGCTACGGAGCGTTTTCAGTCAGCCAGTCCATGACCGAAAGGGTCAAAACTTACATTGCGAATCAACGAGAACACCATGCAAAGAAAACTTTTGAAGACGAGTATCTAGCGATGCTGAAAAACCATGGTGTTGATTTCGACCCACGCTACGTCTTCGATCAGGAGAACGTTGCGTAG